Proteins encoded in a region of the uncultured Paludibaculum sp. genome:
- a CDS encoding SDR family oxidoreductase, with translation MTAYPNFDLTGRTALVTGAARGLGRAIALALAHAGADVALGLREVSSGGALASEIEAMGRRAVPLQMDVSSLQQIRQAVDDAATAFGRLDVLVNNVGMAEVNPAELVSEEEYDRQFALNVKSAYFASQAASLAMMRQGGGSIVTLSSQAGFVTLPGVSVYCMTKAALVHMTKCLAVEWGSHNIRVNAVAPTFIATPGNAEVLADPVFRADVVERIAALHRIGEPMEVAGAVVFLASEAASMITGHTMLIDGGWTAR, from the coding sequence ATGACTGCGTATCCGAACTTTGATCTCACCGGGCGGACGGCCCTGGTCACCGGCGCGGCCCGGGGCCTGGGACGGGCAATCGCCCTGGCACTGGCGCATGCCGGAGCCGACGTGGCCCTGGGCCTGCGCGAGGTGTCATCCGGCGGCGCACTGGCGTCGGAGATCGAGGCGATGGGCCGCAGAGCCGTGCCGCTCCAGATGGATGTGTCGTCGCTACAACAGATCCGGCAGGCCGTGGACGATGCCGCCACTGCGTTTGGCAGGCTGGATGTGCTGGTGAACAACGTGGGCATGGCCGAGGTGAACCCGGCCGAACTGGTGAGCGAGGAAGAATACGACCGTCAGTTCGCGCTCAACGTGAAAAGCGCCTACTTCGCCAGCCAGGCGGCCAGCCTCGCGATGATGCGGCAGGGCGGCGGATCCATCGTCACCCTGAGTTCCCAGGCCGGCTTTGTGACACTGCCGGGCGTCTCCGTCTACTGCATGACAAAGGCGGCCCTGGTCCACATGACCAAGTGCCTGGCGGTGGAGTGGGGCAGTCACAACATCCGGGTGAACGCCGTAGCCCCGACGTTCATTGCGACGCCCGGAAACGCGGAAGTACTGGCCGATCCCGTCTTTCGCGCCGACGTCGTGGAACGCATCGCCGCTCTGCACCGCATCGGCGAACCCATGGAGGTGGCCGGCGCCGTGGTCTTTCTGGCCTCGGAGGCAGCCTCCATGATCACTGGAC
- a CDS encoding ATP-dependent helicase C-terminal domain-containing protein translates to MIALPVDALIPSILESLRTIPNLVLEAPPGAGKTTRVPAALLGALTGEILVLEPRRLAARLACRRVASELGESPGKTVGYQVRFEQVGGPATRLRFLTEGVLTRRLLSDPELKNVDAVVLDEFHERHLEGDLALALLHRLQRTRRPDLRLIVMSATLHGEPISAFLDGCPVLRSEGRLFDLSVAYTPHSADSLEVQVAEAVERLVKEEDQGGILVFLPGAAEIRRCQRTLQRFADSRSVLLLPLYGDLSPQEQDRAVAPCAQRKVILSTNVAESSITIEGVRAVVDSGLARVAKDNPWTGLARIEIQRVAQASAVQRAGRAGRTGPGRVIRLYTQEDFLRRPIHDTAEVTRRELAQLCLDLHTAGLRDPRSLQWLDAPPEAALTAAEDLLHRLGALDASGAITAFGRRIAALPLHPRLAALALHGGAEGCVAAAALASGNRPQGGQIEEQLLRLVAPKRSHHDPLPQAYLRAFPDRVARRRKSNELLLSGGASAVLLNDKGVETAEFVVALDIEDRPDQGLPIVRQASAIQADWLLDLFPERVTARDTVTWNRAAERVESVSALLYDSLVIEESRGQVSDSEAAAELLASKALEAGVHRFADADAIQAVRNRAAFAGLPNLDLEAALRTLSHGLASFRELEQVTRDGGLERALLQGLGPNAERTLGRMAPESIKLPSGRRAKVQYAPGQSPWVASRLQDFFGMSETPKIGDGTPLVVHLLAPNRRPVQMTQDLAGFWERLYPQVRKELSRRYPRHAWPENPYNVYRD, encoded by the coding sequence GTGATCGCACTCCCCGTCGATGCGCTGATCCCCTCGATTCTCGAGTCGCTGCGCACCATCCCGAATCTCGTGTTGGAAGCTCCGCCCGGTGCGGGCAAGACCACGCGCGTTCCGGCCGCGCTGCTTGGGGCGCTGACCGGTGAGATCCTCGTGCTGGAGCCCAGGCGACTGGCTGCCCGGTTGGCCTGCCGCCGGGTTGCGTCGGAACTGGGGGAATCGCCCGGCAAGACGGTGGGCTATCAGGTTCGTTTTGAGCAGGTGGGCGGACCTGCTACCCGGCTGCGCTTTCTGACCGAGGGCGTGCTGACCCGCCGGCTACTCAGCGATCCGGAATTGAAGAATGTGGACGCGGTGGTGCTGGATGAGTTCCATGAGCGGCATCTGGAAGGCGATCTGGCGCTCGCGCTGCTCCACCGGCTACAGCGGACGCGGCGTCCCGACCTTCGCCTGATTGTTATGTCCGCTACGCTTCACGGAGAACCGATCTCTGCTTTCCTCGATGGCTGCCCTGTCCTGCGCAGTGAAGGCCGGCTTTTTGACTTGTCGGTCGCCTACACACCTCATTCGGCTGATTCGCTGGAGGTTCAGGTCGCCGAGGCGGTAGAACGACTGGTGAAAGAAGAGGACCAGGGCGGCATCCTGGTATTCCTGCCCGGCGCCGCCGAGATCCGGCGCTGCCAACGGACGTTGCAGAGGTTCGCCGACAGCCGGAGCGTGTTGTTATTGCCTCTGTATGGCGACCTTTCCCCGCAGGAGCAGGATCGGGCGGTGGCGCCTTGCGCCCAACGGAAGGTGATCCTCTCGACCAATGTGGCCGAGTCGTCCATCACGATTGAGGGTGTCCGGGCTGTTGTGGACTCGGGGTTGGCCCGCGTGGCGAAGGACAACCCATGGACCGGCTTGGCGCGCATCGAGATCCAGCGAGTGGCTCAGGCCTCCGCCGTGCAGCGTGCCGGACGAGCCGGTCGCACGGGGCCCGGTCGGGTCATCCGGCTCTATACCCAGGAAGATTTCCTGCGCCGGCCGATCCACGACACGGCCGAAGTCACCCGGCGCGAACTGGCCCAGTTGTGTCTCGATCTGCACACCGCCGGTTTACGGGATCCTCGCAGTCTGCAATGGCTTGACGCTCCACCAGAGGCCGCCTTGACGGCGGCGGAGGATCTGCTGCACCGTCTAGGGGCGCTGGACGCCAGCGGCGCGATCACGGCGTTTGGACGGCGCATCGCGGCATTGCCGCTGCATCCGCGCCTGGCGGCGCTCGCCCTGCATGGCGGAGCGGAAGGCTGTGTCGCCGCAGCCGCGCTGGCCTCCGGAAACCGGCCCCAGGGGGGCCAGATTGAAGAGCAGTTGCTGCGGCTGGTCGCGCCGAAACGAAGCCATCACGACCCGCTGCCGCAGGCGTACCTACGTGCTTTCCCCGATCGGGTTGCGAGGCGCCGTAAGTCCAATGAACTGTTGCTCAGCGGCGGCGCCTCGGCCGTGCTGCTGAACGACAAAGGCGTGGAGACCGCTGAGTTCGTCGTCGCGCTGGATATTGAAGACCGTCCGGACCAGGGCTTGCCCATCGTGCGGCAAGCATCCGCCATCCAGGCCGACTGGTTGCTGGATCTCTTTCCCGAGCGGGTGACGGCGCGCGATACGGTCACGTGGAATCGGGCGGCCGAGCGTGTGGAGTCCGTCAGCGCGCTGCTGTATGACAGTCTGGTGATCGAGGAATCGCGCGGGCAAGTCTCTGATTCTGAGGCGGCTGCCGAGTTATTGGCCTCAAAGGCCTTGGAGGCGGGCGTCCACCGCTTTGCCGATGCGGACGCCATTCAGGCCGTGCGGAACCGTGCCGCGTTCGCGGGACTGCCCAATCTCGATCTGGAAGCGGCGCTCCGCACACTGAGTCATGGGTTGGCTTCGTTTCGAGAACTCGAACAGGTGACCAGAGACGGCGGTCTGGAGCGGGCATTGCTCCAGGGCTTGGGGCCGAATGCGGAGCGGACGCTGGGTCGCATGGCTCCGGAATCCATCAAATTGCCGTCCGGCCGCCGGGCCAAAGTGCAGTATGCGCCGGGCCAGTCGCCGTGGGTGGCGTCGCGCCTGCAGGACTTCTTTGGGATGTCCGAGACACCGAAGATCGGTGACGGCACGCCGCTGGTGGTGCATCTGCTGGCTCCGAACCGGCGGCCGGTCCAGATGACCCAGGACTTGGCGGGGTTCTGGGAACGGCTGTATCCTCAAGTGCGGAAAGAGCTGTCGCGACGATATCCTCGTCACGCTTGGCCGGAAAATCCGTATAATGTCTATAGAGATTAA
- a CDS encoding TlpA disulfide reductase family protein: protein MKLHVLLFLLPATLLAQAPKGIWDAAVTQEGQPVAFRLEFGGGTPLRGAILDGEKRIWSSSGVFANGSLELRWDYFDSNLKASMENGVLKGAYTRRKRTGPVTLPFTAKPFQPPVPSEVKPAQFAGLWRLQTDAERGVRVMDGRFRQSGDQVTGTIQRIDGDFGTLSGQVNGNHLVLTHFDGIRATRVEAEMQADGTLRGLTVGGPKFRGVRAEKATQMGIPEPPDPTHYIAVKNPAEPFAFQFEDLDGKPVSLSDATFRGKAVIVTITGSWCPNCHDEAPFLLDLYRKYHAKGLEIVSLGFEYTGEIERDRTQLRAFARLQNIPWTVLLAGTTEDGEVQRKLPQLASFGAFPTTLFLGRDHRVEAVHAGFAGPANPEEHRKLKEETESLVKKLLQ from the coding sequence ATGAAGCTTCACGTCCTCCTGTTTCTGTTGCCTGCGACCCTGCTGGCTCAAGCGCCCAAGGGTATCTGGGACGCGGCCGTGACGCAGGAAGGGCAGCCTGTCGCTTTCCGCCTGGAGTTTGGCGGCGGCACCCCCCTGCGAGGGGCGATTCTCGATGGCGAGAAGCGGATCTGGTCCAGTTCCGGCGTGTTCGCCAACGGTTCGCTGGAGTTGCGTTGGGACTACTTCGATTCAAACCTGAAGGCCTCGATGGAGAATGGGGTGTTGAAGGGGGCCTACACGCGGCGCAAGCGGACCGGCCCAGTGACGCTGCCGTTCACGGCGAAGCCGTTCCAGCCACCGGTTCCGAGTGAGGTGAAGCCGGCGCAGTTCGCGGGGCTTTGGCGGTTGCAGACGGACGCGGAGCGCGGGGTCCGCGTGATGGACGGTCGGTTCCGGCAGTCGGGCGATCAGGTGACCGGGACGATCCAGAGGATTGACGGTGATTTTGGGACGCTCAGTGGCCAGGTGAACGGCAATCACCTGGTGCTTACGCACTTCGACGGAATCCGCGCGACGCGCGTCGAAGCGGAGATGCAGGCGGACGGAACATTGCGCGGCTTGACCGTGGGCGGTCCGAAGTTTCGAGGTGTGCGGGCGGAGAAGGCCACTCAAATGGGGATCCCCGAGCCGCCGGATCCGACACATTACATTGCCGTCAAGAATCCGGCGGAACCGTTTGCGTTCCAATTCGAGGACTTGGACGGCAAGCCGGTGTCGCTCAGCGATGCGACGTTCAGGGGTAAGGCCGTCATCGTAACGATCACCGGAAGCTGGTGTCCGAACTGTCACGACGAGGCTCCGTTCTTGCTTGACCTCTACCGCAAGTATCACGCCAAGGGGCTTGAGATTGTCTCGTTAGGCTTTGAATACACAGGAGAAATCGAGCGTGACCGGACGCAGTTGCGCGCCTTTGCGCGGCTCCAGAACATCCCCTGGACGGTGCTGTTGGCGGGCACTACCGAGGACGGGGAAGTGCAGCGCAAGCTGCCGCAACTGGCGAGCTTCGGGGCTTTTCCGACGACGTTGTTCCTGGGCCGGGATCACCGGGTAGAGGCGGTCCATGCCGGATTCGCCGGCCCCGCGAATCCGGAGGAGCACCGGAAGCTGAAGGAAGAGACGGAGTCGCTGGTAAAGAAACTTCTCCAATAG
- a CDS encoding alpha-amylase family glycosyl hydrolase produces the protein MYEQFGAIVDQNAKTVTFKLFVPDNQLDPDQYDGGGTPGLTDVFVVGGFQNPATRQWDTESPIRMAPSTYVDPKTAKAKGTVYTHVSAPLPDGFYEYKYLLHFQTAAPREITDPCARYGGMENQNSAFVVGGAVETVQPLATRRPYSDLIVYELMIDDFTANVKRPNEAPLETIARKLDELVVLGINAIEFMPWTAWTYPVDETQDFSWGYNPVQYFSVAHKYTLNPGTELDKLVYLKRLINECHKRDIHVIMDGVFNHADASPPDRGFPYYWLYQEPADSPYVGNFADHAYFQDLDYANQCTFEYIRDACIYWMDKFQIDGIRLDNTLGMYKADDRAHGLPKLLSELRAHCAETDNTNFALILEHSWDFEAIDVTNKVGATSCWLDPFRSRNMDYLGNRPEGHPQVEPGLMRLLDSNRDFGGDHTPTIYIENHDHRRFMLKAGGRDFWYLTQPYVIALFTSPGATLIYNGQEFGLDNDMPEDGDGRVVPRPLNWLLRDAEPGPTVFARYQQMMRIRTEHPGLRSANFYPGNWDESNTQRNEHGFGIDRANNVVVYHRWGNDDQGRLERFYVVLNFSQFTQQVSFEVPDAGPWTDLISGHAVTTTSGQLNLEIGSNWGAIYFRRY, from the coding sequence ATGTACGAGCAGTTTGGCGCCATCGTCGACCAGAACGCCAAGACCGTCACTTTCAAGCTCTTTGTGCCCGACAACCAACTGGACCCGGATCAGTATGACGGTGGTGGAACCCCCGGTCTGACCGATGTGTTCGTCGTGGGTGGATTCCAGAATCCGGCCACCCGCCAGTGGGACACCGAGTCGCCCATCCGGATGGCGCCCTCGACCTACGTCGACCCCAAGACAGCCAAGGCAAAAGGCACCGTCTACACCCACGTCTCGGCACCGTTGCCCGACGGCTTTTACGAATACAAATACCTGCTGCACTTTCAGACGGCCGCTCCGCGTGAGATCACCGATCCCTGCGCACGCTACGGCGGCATGGAGAACCAGAACTCCGCCTTCGTGGTCGGTGGCGCGGTCGAGACGGTGCAGCCTCTTGCTACCCGCCGGCCCTACAGCGACCTCATCGTTTACGAACTGATGATCGACGACTTCACGGCGAACGTGAAGCGGCCGAACGAAGCGCCGCTGGAGACCATCGCCAGGAAGTTGGATGAACTGGTGGTGCTGGGCATCAACGCGATCGAGTTCATGCCGTGGACCGCGTGGACTTACCCCGTGGACGAGACGCAGGACTTCAGTTGGGGCTACAACCCGGTGCAGTACTTCTCGGTGGCCCACAAGTACACCCTGAATCCGGGCACCGAGTTGGACAAGCTCGTTTACCTGAAACGCCTGATCAACGAATGCCATAAGCGGGACATCCACGTGATCATGGACGGCGTCTTCAATCACGCCGACGCCTCGCCGCCCGACCGCGGATTCCCCTACTACTGGCTCTATCAGGAGCCGGCCGATTCGCCCTACGTCGGCAACTTCGCCGATCATGCGTATTTCCAGGATCTGGACTACGCCAACCAATGCACATTCGAGTACATCCGCGATGCCTGCATCTACTGGATGGACAAGTTCCAGATCGACGGTATCCGCTTGGACAACACGCTGGGGATGTACAAGGCGGACGATCGCGCCCATGGCCTGCCCAAGCTGTTGTCGGAGCTGCGCGCCCACTGCGCCGAGACTGACAACACGAACTTTGCCCTGATCCTCGAACACAGTTGGGACTTCGAGGCCATTGATGTCACCAATAAAGTGGGGGCCACCAGTTGCTGGCTGGATCCGTTCCGCAGCCGCAATATGGACTACCTGGGCAACCGGCCCGAGGGCCATCCACAGGTGGAGCCTGGTCTGATGCGCCTGCTGGACTCCAATCGCGACTTCGGCGGAGATCATACGCCCACCATCTACATCGAGAATCACGACCATCGCCGCTTCATGTTGAAGGCCGGCGGGCGCGACTTCTGGTACCTGACACAGCCCTACGTCATCGCCCTGTTCACCAGCCCCGGAGCGACGCTGATCTACAACGGGCAGGAGTTTGGGCTAGACAATGACATGCCGGAGGACGGAGATGGGCGCGTGGTCCCCCGCCCGCTCAACTGGCTTCTGCGCGACGCCGAACCGGGCCCCACCGTCTTCGCCCGTTACCAGCAGATGATGCGGATCCGAACTGAGCACCCCGGCCTGCGCAGCGCCAACTTCTACCCGGGCAACTGGGACGAGTCCAACACGCAGCGCAACGAGCACGGCTTCGGCATCGATCGCGCCAACAACGTCGTGGTCTACCACCGCTGGGGCAACGACGATCAAGGCCGACTGGAAAGATTCTACGTGGTGCTGAACTTCTCACAGTTCACACAGCAGGTGTCTTTCGAAGTCCCGGACGCCGGACCATGGACGGATCTGATCAGCGGCCACGCGGTGACGACCACGTCTGGGCAGTTGAACCTCGAGATCGGTTCGAACTGGGGTGCAATCTATTTTCGCCGGTACTGA
- a CDS encoding SDR family oxidoreductase: MSLSSPSPSSGKIALVTGAGSGIGRACALALQAAGYSVALAGRREAPLLETAALAAPGGGRMLVVPTDVGQPESVQALFAAIRSAFGRLDLLFNNAGANAPGIPMEELSFEQWNAVVAVNLTGVFLCAQQAMRLMKEQDPRGGRIINNGSISAHAPRPDSAPYTATKHAITGLTKCISLDGRKYNIACGQIDIGNAATDMTQRMTAGVRQANGSVMVEPRMDLRHVSDAILYMAGLPLEANVQFLTVMATTMPFVGRG; this comes from the coding sequence ATGAGCCTCTCCAGCCCATCTCCATCCAGCGGCAAGATCGCCCTCGTCACCGGCGCCGGCAGCGGCATCGGGCGCGCCTGTGCCCTGGCCTTGCAGGCAGCCGGCTATTCCGTCGCACTGGCCGGCAGACGGGAGGCACCGCTACTGGAAACAGCGGCTCTGGCCGCGCCCGGTGGGGGCCGCATGTTGGTCGTACCCACCGATGTCGGCCAACCGGAGTCCGTCCAGGCTTTGTTTGCCGCGATTCGGAGCGCCTTCGGTCGGCTCGATCTGCTGTTCAACAACGCCGGTGCCAATGCGCCGGGCATCCCCATGGAGGAGCTGTCGTTCGAGCAATGGAACGCAGTGGTCGCCGTCAATCTCACCGGGGTGTTCCTGTGCGCACAGCAGGCCATGCGTCTCATGAAGGAGCAGGATCCTCGCGGCGGACGCATCATCAACAACGGCTCGATCTCGGCTCATGCGCCGCGGCCCGACTCGGCGCCCTACACGGCCACCAAGCACGCCATCACCGGCCTCACCAAGTGCATCTCGCTGGACGGGCGGAAATACAACATCGCCTGCGGGCAGATCGACATCGGCAACGCCGCTACGGATATGACGCAACGCATGACGGCCGGTGTCCGCCAGGCCAACGGTTCCGTGATGGTGGAACCCCGCATGGACCTCAGACATGTCTCCGACGCCATCCTCTACATGGCAGGCTTGCCGCTGGAGGCCAATGTGCAGTTCCTCACCGTCATGGCCACCACCATGCCGTTTGTTGGACGAGGTTGA
- a CDS encoding alanine--glyoxylate aminotransferase family protein, translating into MSTPASALQAPTKLLFGPGPSPVHPRVYSAMAQPIVGHLDPYFFQVNEEIRQGLKTCFGTANEFTMVISGTGSAGMECAVTNFVEPGTKIAVFANGYFSDRLTEMARRHGGDIVRLEKPWGETFTDAEAREFIASTKPAVVAFVQAETSTGAYQPGHAICKAAHDAGALVIADCVTSLGGMPVLVDESGIDIAYSGTQKALGCPPGLAPITCSPRALEWLKARKTTTVSWYLDLKLLLDYYESAHRYHHTAPISMFYALNESLAIINEEGLEHRWARHKANHEAFVAGLAEMGVGMLVAEGHRLWTLNTPFVPTGVNDMNVRKKLMAEHSIEIAGGLGPLAGKVFRIGTMGYGSSPENVTLLLGALKEAFQAEGYTV; encoded by the coding sequence ATGTCGACCCCAGCGTCTGCTCTCCAGGCACCCACGAAGTTGCTGTTCGGCCCCGGTCCATCGCCGGTCCATCCCCGCGTCTACTCCGCGATGGCCCAACCCATCGTCGGCCACCTCGATCCCTACTTCTTCCAGGTGAATGAGGAGATTCGCCAGGGGCTGAAGACCTGCTTCGGAACCGCCAACGAGTTCACCATGGTGATCTCCGGCACCGGCAGCGCCGGCATGGAGTGCGCGGTCACCAACTTCGTCGAGCCCGGCACCAAAATCGCGGTCTTTGCGAACGGCTATTTCTCCGACCGTTTGACCGAGATGGCCCGCCGCCACGGCGGAGACATCGTGCGGCTGGAAAAGCCCTGGGGCGAGACGTTCACCGACGCCGAGGCGCGCGAGTTCATCGCCAGCACCAAACCGGCCGTGGTCGCCTTTGTTCAGGCCGAAACGTCAACTGGTGCCTACCAACCAGGCCACGCGATCTGCAAGGCCGCCCACGACGCGGGCGCGCTGGTGATCGCCGACTGCGTCACAAGCCTCGGCGGCATGCCGGTCCTGGTGGACGAGTCGGGCATCGACATCGCCTACAGCGGAACCCAGAAGGCCCTCGGGTGTCCGCCCGGCCTGGCCCCCATCACCTGCTCGCCCCGTGCGCTGGAGTGGCTCAAGGCGCGCAAAACCACAACCGTGAGCTGGTATCTCGACCTGAAGCTCCTGCTGGACTACTACGAGAGCGCCCACCGCTACCACCACACGGCCCCCATCTCGATGTTCTACGCGCTGAACGAATCGCTGGCCATCATCAATGAGGAAGGTCTGGAGCACCGTTGGGCTCGGCATAAGGCCAACCACGAGGCGTTCGTGGCCGGTCTCGCCGAAATGGGCGTGGGCATGTTGGTGGCCGAGGGCCACCGGTTGTGGACGCTGAACACTCCCTTCGTGCCCACGGGCGTCAACGACATGAACGTCCGCAAGAAACTGATGGCGGAGCACAGCATCGAGATCGCCGGAGGCCTCGGGCCGCTGGCCGGCAAGGTCTTCCGCATCGGCACGATGGGCTACGGATCGAGCCCCGAGAATGTCACGCTTCTTCTGGGCGCGCTGAAAGAGGCGTTCCAGGCCGAAGGTTACACCGTGTAA
- a CDS encoding glycoside hydrolase family 172 protein has product MKTLAAFLIAVSFTSPAQELYRKQPDSHTRWATFENPLAAKGQAATENKGAKGRPFEPLAAGETKALLNVQGSGSVRRIWITISDRDPATLRALKLEMFWDGAKTPAVSVPFGDFFGAIHGRAVKLENELFANPEGRSFNCYIPMPFRTAARITLTNESGHNVKHLFYDVDILTTAKPDPDALYFHAIWRRERPTELGRDFEILPLVKGDGRFLGTHVGVIAAPDVTGWWGEGEVKMFMDGDTTQPTIAGTGTEDYIGTGWGQGLFQTRFMGSTVGDKETRQYAFYRYHIPDPVYFHRSLRVTLQQMGGDNKANVLKMLERGVTVKPVSIDVSGQLVPLLTKPAGYNLATDPAPGDSWVNMYQRQDVSAVAFFYLDAPENGLPRLAPATERTAALPVAAPTK; this is encoded by the coding sequence ATGAAAACCCTCGCTGCCTTTCTCATTGCCGTGTCGTTCACCAGCCCGGCCCAGGAACTCTATCGCAAGCAGCCGGACTCTCACACCCGGTGGGCTACATTTGAGAATCCGCTCGCCGCCAAGGGTCAGGCCGCCACAGAGAACAAGGGCGCCAAAGGCCGTCCGTTTGAACCGCTGGCCGCCGGGGAAACCAAAGCACTGCTGAACGTCCAGGGCAGCGGTAGCGTCCGACGCATCTGGATCACCATCTCCGATCGCGATCCCGCCACGCTTCGCGCCCTGAAGCTCGAGATGTTCTGGGATGGCGCCAAAACTCCGGCCGTCTCGGTACCCTTTGGGGACTTCTTCGGGGCCATTCATGGCCGTGCCGTCAAGCTGGAGAACGAGCTCTTCGCCAACCCTGAAGGCCGCTCGTTCAACTGCTACATCCCCATGCCGTTCCGCACAGCCGCACGCATCACGCTCACCAATGAATCGGGCCACAACGTGAAGCACCTCTTCTACGACGTCGATATCCTCACCACGGCGAAGCCCGATCCCGACGCCCTCTACTTCCACGCCATCTGGCGCCGCGAGCGGCCCACCGAACTGGGCCGCGACTTCGAGATCCTCCCGTTGGTGAAGGGGGACGGCCGCTTTCTCGGAACCCACGTCGGAGTCATCGCCGCACCCGACGTCACCGGTTGGTGGGGCGAGGGCGAGGTCAAGATGTTCATGGACGGCGACACTACGCAACCCACCATCGCCGGCACCGGAACCGAAGATTACATCGGCACCGGCTGGGGCCAAGGCCTCTTCCAGACCCGCTTCATGGGCAGCACCGTCGGAGACAAGGAGACTCGGCAGTACGCCTTCTATCGCTATCACATCCCCGACCCCGTCTATTTCCACCGCAGCCTGCGCGTGACCCTCCAGCAGATGGGCGGCGACAACAAAGCCAACGTTCTGAAGATGCTGGAACGAGGAGTGACTGTAAAACCCGTCAGCATCGACGTGAGCGGCCAACTTGTGCCGCTACTCACCAAACCGGCGGGCTACAACCTCGCCACTGACCCCGCTCCCGGTGACAGTTGGGTGAACATGTACCAGCGCCAGGACGTCAGCGCTGTGGCGTTCTTCTATCTGGACGCCCCGGAGAACGGGTTGCCGCGCCTCGCGCCGGCCACGGAACGGACGGCGGCCCTGCCGGTGGCAGCGCCAACGAAGTGA
- a CDS encoding ATP-binding protein: protein MIACTVLRLRLIKRTPEEFAATGKFSSLLHANVVGTALGWGLFFGVVVHHYPVGSWNSNFALLLMLGIGSGSIATLISHYDLLRLNLVAYSLPVILLLLPGSGQRGAVLSGGILAYSLFMIWQGRNLNRCYWAGLHDHALIKVKVQELEEARLEAEQANRAKSEFLANMSHELRTPMNGILGMTGLTLDTELAPDQREYLEMVQSSGNALLRLLNEVLDLSRIEAGHLELFEEPFDPRSVVEDVRRMFTVQASQRGLDCSFQVDAAIPPLLMGDAGRLRQVLINLVGNAIKFTTEGGIYVQATVLDEAVSGDSDALTLHFTVRDTGLGIPVEMQDAIFHSFVQVDGSLRRQHGGAGLGLSICTRLVEMMGGAITLESTPQAGSTFRFSARFRRVTSAAAQTSPQIPVSA, encoded by the coding sequence ATGATCGCGTGCACCGTTCTGCGGCTCCGGCTGATCAAGCGAACGCCGGAAGAATTTGCGGCGACGGGCAAGTTCAGCTCATTGCTGCATGCGAATGTGGTGGGCACCGCTTTGGGCTGGGGGCTATTCTTCGGGGTTGTCGTGCATCACTACCCCGTTGGATCCTGGAACTCGAACTTTGCCCTGCTGTTGATGCTCGGCATCGGGTCCGGTTCCATCGCGACACTGATCTCTCACTACGATCTGCTGCGACTGAACCTGGTCGCCTATTCGCTGCCCGTCATACTGCTGCTACTTCCGGGTTCCGGGCAGCGCGGCGCCGTGCTGTCGGGTGGCATTCTTGCGTACAGCCTGTTCATGATCTGGCAGGGCCGCAACCTGAACCGCTGCTACTGGGCCGGACTGCACGATCACGCCCTGATTAAGGTGAAGGTGCAGGAGTTGGAAGAGGCGCGCCTGGAGGCTGAACAGGCCAATCGCGCCAAGAGCGAGTTCCTGGCCAATATGAGCCATGAATTGCGGACGCCAATGAACGGGATCCTGGGCATGACGGGGCTCACGCTGGATACCGAGTTGGCCCCCGATCAACGGGAATACCTGGAGATGGTGCAGTCGTCCGGGAACGCCTTGTTGCGGTTGCTGAATGAAGTCCTCGACCTGTCGAGGATCGAAGCCGGCCATCTCGAGCTCTTCGAAGAGCCGTTCGATCCGCGTAGCGTGGTGGAGGATGTCCGTCGAATGTTCACTGTCCAGGCCAGCCAACGGGGCCTCGACTGCAGTTTCCAGGTCGATGCCGCGATACCGCCGTTGTTGATGGGTGACGCCGGGCGTCTGCGCCAGGTGCTGATCAATCTGGTCGGGAATGCCATCAAGTTCACGACGGAGGGTGGCATCTATGTGCAGGCTACCGTCCTGGACGAAGCCGTGTCCGGAGACTCCGATGCGCTGACGCTGCACTTCACGGTGCGCGATACGGGCTTGGGCATCCCCGTCGAGATGCAGGACGCCATTTTCCACTCCTTCGTACAAGTGGACGGATCGCTGCGGCGGCAGCATGGCGGCGCCGGGCTGGGCCTGTCGATTTGTACCCGCCTTGTGGAGATGATGGGCGGCGCGATCACGCTGGAGTCGACGCCACAAGCCGGTTCGACCTTCCGCTTCAGCGCCAGATTCCGGCGCGTGACGAGCGCGGCCGCGCAGACGTCCCCGCAGATTCCCGTCTCCGCCTGA